The following are encoded together in the Scytonema millei VB511283 genome:
- the aroA gene encoding 3-phosphoshikimate 1-carboxyvinyltransferase: MLASPFAVETIDRQQNLIVTRPQTGFCLRGRIRVPGDKSISHRALMLGALANGETQIQGLLLGEDPRSTASCFRAMGAEISELNTDLVRVKGIGLGQLQEPADVLDAGNSGTTIRLMLGILASHSERFFTVTGDSSLRSRPMSRVVKPLQQMGAQIWGRKGNSLAPLAIQGQNLKPIHYQSPIASAQVKSCILLAGLMTEGKTTVTEPALSRDHSERMLQAFGAQLSVDPQIHSVTVTGPAQLQGQQVVVPGDISSAAFWLVAGAIVPDSELVVENVGVNPTRTGILAALEMMGADIQLENQRVVAGEPVADLRVRSGDLKACTIAGDLIPRLIDEIPILAVAAVFANGTTVIRDAAELRVKESDRLAAMATELNRMGAKVTELPDGLEISGGTALRGTEVDSYTDHRIAMSLAIAALNASGTTTISRAEAAAISYPDFIPTLQQVCQ; the protein is encoded by the coding sequence ATGTTGGCTTCTCCGTTCGCAGTTGAAACTATCGATCGCCAGCAAAATCTGATTGTCACTAGACCCCAGACAGGGTTTTGCTTGCGCGGTCGCATTCGGGTTCCTGGCGATAAATCAATTTCTCATCGGGCTTTGATGCTGGGGGCGCTGGCAAATGGGGAAACCCAAATTCAAGGGCTGTTATTGGGGGAAGATCCCAGGAGTACGGCTAGCTGTTTCCGGGCAATGGGGGCGGAAATCTCAGAACTCAATACAGATTTGGTGCGGGTGAAAGGGATCGGTTTGGGTCAGTTGCAGGAACCAGCAGACGTATTGGATGCAGGCAACTCTGGGACAACGATCCGGTTGATGTTGGGAATTTTAGCTTCTCATTCAGAAAGATTTTTTACAGTGACGGGAGATAGTTCGTTGCGATCGCGTCCCATGTCTCGCGTCGTCAAACCTTTGCAACAAATGGGGGCGCAAATTTGGGGACGTAAGGGTAATTCTCTCGCACCTTTGGCAATTCAAGGGCAAAACCTCAAGCCAATCCACTATCAATCTCCCATTGCTTCGGCACAGGTGAAATCTTGTATTCTGCTAGCTGGGTTGATGACTGAGGGAAAAACAACGGTGACAGAACCAGCTTTATCCCGCGACCACAGCGAACGGATGTTGCAAGCTTTTGGAGCGCAATTGAGCGTCGATCCCCAAATCCATAGTGTCACGGTGACGGGACCAGCGCAACTGCAAGGACAGCAGGTAGTCGTTCCTGGTGATATTAGTTCGGCTGCTTTTTGGTTGGTGGCTGGGGCGATCGTCCCAGATTCAGAATTGGTCGTTGAAAATGTTGGCGTTAACCCTACGCGCACAGGGATTTTAGCAGCTTTGGAAATGATGGGGGCAGATATTCAACTAGAAAATCAGCGAGTTGTCGCAGGGGAACCAGTCGCCGATTTGCGGGTGCGTTCTGGCGATTTAAAAGCGTGCACGATCGCAGGTGACTTAATTCCGCGTCTAATAGACGAAATTCCGATTTTAGCAGTAGCAGCAGTCTTTGCTAACGGTACGACGGTGATTCGGGATGCAGCAGAATTACGGGTTAAAGAAAGCGATCGCCTTGCAGCTATGGCAACCGAGTTAAATCGCATGGGTGCGAAAGTCACGGAATTACCCGATGGTTTAGAAATTAGTGGCGGAACAGCTTTAAGGGGTACGGAGGTAGATAGTTATACCGATCATCGCATTGCTATGAGTTTGGCGATCGCGGCTTTGAACGCAAGCGGTACGACAACTATAAGTCGAGCTGAAGCCGCAGCAATTTCTTATCCAGATTTCATCCCAACTCTGCAACAAGTTTGCCAGTAG
- a CDS encoding MupA/Atu3671 family FMN-dependent luciferase-like monooxygenase has product MSSFSCFVVGDGVLAVKCLEILLTAEHKVLGVFSAENSLVKFAEERNIPHAPSLSAFQDRLLSTEYDYLFSINNVWWIVPPKVIAQARKATINFHDSLLPKYAGLYATSWALLHGERQHGITWHEVVSDIDAGRILKQQIVPIEPTDTAFDLNARCLDVAIATFDELIEELATDRLEPLAQDRSQQSYFGSSDRPAAACVLSFDTSSKELCNLVRALDFGPIRNPLGLPKLCLPGGVVAVGAADAVVTSYGSARQVLELDADGICIATQDGAVRLSRLTSLEGKPLTLENLQQSYGVRIGVILPELDAELRDAIGQRNAAIARHERSWVKQLAQLTPFQHPYLQVGALNASSERLHRYPILLPPKPVEPRSLLTMFAAYCTRLATEPEFDLGLQTAAQRSIAPEIFAQQVPIRVQSVAEDSFTDFQKRLAAGLDRASRLGSYTLDIFARHPELQKLSQNSFQVAIVLAASPEQLDWTHLGATIALVAYEDGSLPELVHAGSIDEVNSAAIAQRLQNLISACVEHPEQLLHQLPLLSATELHQILVEWNQTVKPYSSDRCIHQLFEQQVTLNPDAIAVAFEQQQLTYGELNAKANQLARYLQRQGVGPDVLVGLHVERSLEMMVALLGIHKAGGAYVPLDPDFPPDRIGFMLKDSQAAVIVTQQKLISNLVVEPGVNLIPIDTMWDEIEREAIANPDSGVKPENLSYVIYTSGSTGKPKGVMVEHRNAVNFFTGMDGVIEHNPPGVWLAVTSLSFDISVLELFWTLARGFKVVIYNAKKERTAAKPLSLQNANKAIDFSLFYFSSDENGGDAAAKYRLLTEGAKFGDTNGFKAVWTPERHFHAFGGLFPNPAVTSAAIAATTKQIQIRAGSCVSPLHSSVRIAEDWSIVDNLSGGRVGISFAPGWQPNDFVLRPETFENRKDIMFQQIEEVRSLWRGESVTYPNGKGEAVAVQTLPRPIQPELPVWITAAGNPETFRMAGAKGFHILTHLLGQSLEELAEKIALYRQAWAENGHSGQGTVTLMLHTFVGQSDDAVREIVRQPMRQYLATSLDLIKQAAWAFPTFKQKTTNDKGQFAISHLSERDLDEVLDFSFERYFETSGLFGTVETCLQIVDRIKGIDVDEIACLIDYGIDTDLVLSQLPLLDRVKEQSNLPMTEAATQNHSVAGLIERHQVTHLQCTPSMASLLIADPATRAAMKQLRQMMVGGEALTEALALQLQQIVAGQVHNMYGPTETAIWSATHTLTQVDGVVPIGRPIANTELYILDRNGQPVPIGVAGELLIGGAGVTRGYLNRPELTQERFIPHPLSQNPTDRLYRTGDLVRYRRDGNVEFLGRIDFQVKVRGYRIELGEIETILSRHEAVREAAIVVREDVPGDKRLVAYLLLQPGQQPANSQLREYLLAQLPEYMVPSNFVVLEAFPLTPNNKVDRKALPAPTTVQLNRAIEQTAPQNQVEQTLMAIWQNLLQVSEIGTGDNFFSLGGNSLIAVSLMGTIRSTFSIDLPLIHLFQFPTVGGMARQIEQAQAMQVNLDDMEDTIEYLAQLSDEEVMALLK; this is encoded by the coding sequence ATGTCTAGTTTCTCTTGTTTTGTTGTAGGTGATGGTGTCCTTGCCGTAAAGTGCTTAGAGATTTTATTAACAGCAGAACACAAAGTCCTTGGAGTTTTTTCAGCAGAGAACTCACTAGTTAAGTTTGCAGAGGAACGTAATATTCCTCATGCTCCTTCTCTATCTGCTTTTCAAGATCGGCTACTTAGTACTGAGTACGACTACCTTTTTAGTATTAACAACGTCTGGTGGATCGTACCACCAAAAGTCATTGCCCAGGCACGAAAAGCAACAATTAACTTTCACGATTCACTTTTACCAAAGTATGCGGGGTTATATGCAACATCTTGGGCGCTGCTGCATGGCGAACGGCAACACGGCATCACCTGGCATGAAGTTGTCTCTGACATTGACGCTGGACGCATTCTCAAACAGCAAATAGTACCTATTGAACCCACTGATACAGCATTCGATCTAAATGCTCGCTGCTTGGATGTGGCGATCGCTACCTTTGACGAATTAATCGAGGAACTGGCAACCGATCGGCTAGAACCATTAGCACAGGATCGCTCGCAACAGAGTTATTTTGGTTCCAGCGATCGCCCAGCAGCAGCTTGCGTTTTGTCGTTTGACACGAGCAGTAAAGAGCTTTGTAATTTAGTGCGAGCATTAGATTTTGGTCCAATCCGCAATCCACTAGGCTTACCAAAACTCTGTTTACCAGGTGGAGTCGTTGCTGTGGGAGCTGCTGATGCAGTAGTAACCTCATACGGGAGCGCGAGGCAGGTGTTGGAACTTGATGCAGATGGAATTTGCATTGCCACTCAGGATGGTGCGGTACGGCTCAGCCGTCTGACATCGCTTGAGGGAAAACCCCTCACGTTAGAAAACTTGCAGCAATCTTACGGCGTGCGTATTGGCGTTATTTTACCCGAACTGGATGCCGAACTGAGAGATGCGATCGGTCAGCGTAATGCGGCGATCGCTCGCCACGAACGGTCGTGGGTCAAGCAACTGGCACAACTGACTCCGTTTCAACATCCCTATTTACAGGTTGGAGCGCTGAATGCGTCGTCCGAGCGTTTGCACCGATACCCCATCTTGCTGCCACCCAAACCGGTAGAACCGCGATCGCTACTAACCATGTTCGCAGCTTATTGCACGCGATTGGCAACAGAGCCAGAGTTTGACTTGGGGCTGCAAACCGCAGCACAGCGCAGTATTGCTCCAGAAATTTTTGCTCAACAAGTTCCGATTCGCGTTCAGTCTGTTGCTGAGGATTCCTTTACCGATTTTCAGAAACGCTTGGCAGCAGGATTAGATCGTGCGTCTCGTTTAGGTAGTTATACTTTAGATATCTTTGCCCGTCATCCAGAATTACAAAAGCTTTCCCAGAATTCTTTTCAAGTAGCGATTGTCCTGGCAGCTAGCCCCGAGCAACTAGACTGGACTCATTTGGGTGCAACGATTGCCCTTGTTGCCTATGAAGATGGTAGTTTGCCGGAATTGGTTCATGCTGGCTCGATTGATGAAGTAAATAGTGCAGCGATCGCTCAACGACTTCAGAATTTAATTAGCGCCTGCGTCGAACATCCCGAACAATTACTGCACCAACTCCCGTTACTCTCGGCTACAGAACTACACCAAATTTTGGTGGAGTGGAACCAAACAGTCAAACCATACTCTAGCGATCGCTGCATCCATCAGTTGTTCGAGCAGCAAGTCACCCTTAACCCCGATGCGATCGCCGTTGCTTTTGAGCAGCAACAGTTAACCTACGGAGAGTTGAATGCCAAAGCCAATCAACTAGCTCGTTATTTACAAAGACAAGGCGTAGGTCCCGATGTTCTCGTAGGGTTGCACGTAGAGCGATCGCTGGAGATGATGGTAGCGTTGTTAGGAATTCACAAAGCAGGGGGTGCTTACGTTCCTCTCGATCCAGATTTTCCCCCAGACCGAATTGGCTTCATGCTGAAAGACTCTCAAGCTGCGGTTATCGTCACCCAGCAGAAGTTAATTAGCAATTTAGTGGTCGAGCCTGGTGTTAATCTTATTCCCATCGATACGATGTGGGATGAGATCGAGCGAGAGGCGATCGCCAATCCCGATAGTGGAGTCAAGCCAGAAAATCTCAGCTACGTCATCTATACCTCTGGTTCTACGGGCAAGCCGAAGGGTGTAATGGTAGAACACCGTAATGCAGTCAACTTCTTTACGGGAATGGATGGGGTTATCGAGCATAACCCCCCTGGAGTCTGGTTAGCGGTCACGAGTTTGTCCTTTGATATTTCCGTGTTAGAGCTGTTTTGGACGCTAGCACGGGGGTTTAAGGTCGTCATCTACAATGCCAAGAAAGAGCGTACCGCTGCTAAGCCGTTATCGCTCCAGAATGCTAACAAGGCGATCGATTTCAGTTTGTTCTATTTCTCTAGTGATGAGAATGGTGGAGATGCTGCCGCTAAATATCGTCTATTGACTGAAGGCGCTAAGTTTGGCGATACGAACGGATTTAAAGCCGTCTGGACTCCAGAACGGCACTTCCATGCCTTCGGGGGGCTATTTCCCAACCCTGCCGTTACCAGTGCGGCGATCGCGGCAACGACCAAACAGATCCAGATTCGGGCGGGTAGCTGTGTTTCTCCACTGCATAGCTCGGTACGAATTGCCGAAGATTGGTCTATTGTGGATAATTTGTCAGGTGGTCGGGTGGGGATTTCCTTCGCCCCTGGCTGGCAACCAAATGATTTTGTCCTGCGCCCGGAAACCTTCGAGAATCGTAAGGACATTATGTTCCAGCAGATTGAGGAGGTGCGATCGCTCTGGCGCGGGGAATCTGTAACTTATCCGAATGGAAAAGGTGAAGCTGTAGCCGTTCAAACACTGCCACGTCCGATTCAACCCGAACTTCCAGTCTGGATTACTGCCGCAGGCAATCCAGAAACATTTCGCATGGCAGGTGCTAAAGGTTTTCATATTCTGACTCACTTATTGGGGCAGAGCCTAGAAGAATTAGCAGAAAAAATTGCCCTTTACCGACAAGCATGGGCAGAAAACGGACATTCCGGTCAGGGGACTGTAACCTTGATGCTCCATACCTTTGTAGGTCAGAGCGATGATGCCGTCCGCGAAATTGTGCGTCAACCGATGCGGCAATATCTCGCCACTTCTCTCGATTTAATCAAGCAAGCTGCATGGGCTTTTCCCACTTTCAAGCAGAAAACCACGAACGACAAAGGACAATTTGCGATATCTCACTTATCCGAGCGAGATCTGGATGAGGTGCTGGATTTCTCCTTTGAACGATACTTTGAAACCAGTGGTTTGTTCGGGACTGTAGAAACTTGTTTGCAGATAGTCGATCGCATCAAAGGCATTGACGTGGATGAAATTGCCTGTTTGATTGACTATGGCATCGACACCGATCTGGTCTTGTCCCAACTACCGCTACTCGATCGCGTGAAGGAACAGTCCAATCTGCCTATGACTGAAGCCGCAACACAGAACCATTCTGTGGCGGGACTGATCGAGCGCCATCAAGTGACACACCTGCAATGCACTCCCTCAATGGCGAGTTTGTTAATTGCCGATCCCGCTACTCGCGCCGCCATGAAACAGTTACGTCAGATGATGGTTGGCGGCGAAGCTTTGACCGAAGCCTTGGCGCTTCAACTCCAGCAAATTGTGGCGGGACAAGTTCATAATATGTACGGTCCTACAGAAACCGCCATCTGGTCGGCGACTCATACACTAACCCAAGTAGATGGAGTTGTTCCCATCGGTCGTCCAATCGCCAATACCGAACTTTATATCTTAGATCGGAACGGGCAGCCCGTTCCCATCGGAGTCGCAGGCGAACTCCTGATCGGGGGAGCAGGTGTGACTCGCGGTTATCTGAACCGACCGGAGTTAACTCAAGAGCGGTTTATTCCCCATCCTTTGAGTCAAAATCCGACCGACCGTCTCTACCGCACGGGAGATTTGGTACGTTACCGCAGGGATGGGAACGTAGAATTCCTCGGTCGCATCGACTTTCAAGTCAAGGTGCGGGGATATCGCATCGAACTAGGCGAAATTGAGACAATTTTAAGTCGCCACGAGGCAGTTCGAGAAGCAGCGATCGTAGTTCGCGAAGATGTACCGGGTGATAAGCGCCTGGTTGCCTACTTACTACTACAGCCAGGACAGCAGCCTGCTAACTCACAGTTGCGAGAATACTTACTCGCTCAATTACCAGAGTACATGGTTCCCTCCAACTTTGTCGTGCTAGAGGCTTTTCCACTCACGCCAAACAATAAGGTCGATCGCAAGGCACTGCCTGCGCCGACGACGGTGCAGTTGAATAGGGCGATCGAGCAGACAGCACCTCAAAATCAGGTTGAGCAAACCCTAATGGCGATTTGGCAAAACTTACTTCAGGTGTCTGAAATTGGTACGGGAGATAACTTCTTTAGTTTGGGAGGCAACTCTTTGATCGCCGTGTCATTGATGGGAACGATCCGCTCGACATTTAGTATTGACTTACCGTTGATTCATTTATTTCAATTCCCGACTGTCGGGGGTATGGCTCGACAGATCGAACAAGCTCAAGCTATGCAAGTCAATCTAGATGACATGGAAGACACGATCGAGTATTTGGCGCAATTGTCTGATGAAGAAGTGATGGCGCTGCTGAAGTAA
- a CDS encoding non-ribosomal peptide synthetase, with protein MTEIISQKLNSQAHVDKLQSLSPERKALLAQLIREKKVGVKQERQPQRAVFNLPTITAAPDERFHPFPLTGLQQAYWVGRSGEVEMGQVASHSYVELEGNFDLERLTQAWQRLIDRHDMMRAVVLPDGTQQVLENVPPYQFRMLDLRGRDVETVKAQLKDVRDRMSHQILPSDRYPLFDIQATLLDDGRTRIHVSLDKLIFDGWSIAITYREWAALYHNPETQLEPLEITFRDYVLAERSLANSEEYRRSQDYWRKRIDSLPLRPDLPLAKQPSALTSGRFVRRERVVEAPIWQRLKSQATQLGITAPGILAAAYAEVLTLWNKERHFCINIPSFNRLPLHSQVNRLIGEYASFTVLEIDNRGDASFAERSQRLQAQLWSDIEHRFFNGVEVLRELAVAQNRLSGSLMPVVFTAIPADETGQSTYATKQAEALGEVVFAINQTSQVWLNNHVFEHNGALYCHWDTVEELFPEGLSQNLLNAFIHLLHLLGTDENLWQQSWSEVMRRVIVATGQQLVAAGDEQPMPEILLHDLIAAQVPQRPDQPAVITTQKTLTYQELYSLANRWGRHLRNLGAQPNQPIAIVMEKGWEQVIAALGVLHAGAAYLPIDATVGKERLDYLLENGRVEVVLTQSWLDDRLEWFDRVQRLCVDRENLENIDDRPLEPIQTPDDLAFVLYTSGSTGLPKGVMIRHRGLVNAVVCTQKQFEINSGDRVLGLTALHHDMSIFDLFGVLGAGGSLIIPDASGRRDPSHWSDLCMKHQITLWNSVPAMMDMFLEYAGERTDVIPSTLRLAFLGGDWIPLTIPKRLEALVEGAKVVSVGGPTETTLWNIWYPVEAFDLNWKSIPYGRPIPNTRYYILNEALVECPAWVSGEMCVAGVGVAKGYWHDTEKTNAKFIQHPRTGERIYRTGDMGRFRPDGTIEFMGRVDFQVKINGQRIELGEIESTLQQHAGVSSAIATTYDQKGKKLLVAYVIPAKEPELNTDELRLFLRSKLPEHMVPAAFVMLKQFPLTRNGKVDRRALPAPFATDATPTKNKSQKQSSGIQAKVSRIVREVLQLENVDLDANLLSVGANSLDMVRIGNQLEKEFKNRPRIDELFRLQSIQALVDYYERQEDRSVSSNTDDSLLGNKSLLSSYKIILDPEEREKFKKSRPGIRRDLSEMVAIQLQQPVIDESLRKKYSDRSSYRKFLLKSIPFEKFSLFLSCLSQIILDGQSKFLYASPGGLNPTQVYLHIKPGRIENVPAGVYYYHPEEHQLVVLTPNVDIDRGVHIPSINAPMFDECAFSIFFIADLDAIGPGYGDRGIHFVTLESGIMAHQLEVSAPSYGIGMCQVGSIAFERIRSWFKLKDTHILIHSTLGGYVDSSRSSRPDLSNTSGQTPEKMAVELLERIEHLSPSEVKGLLEAYQQLEGSRE; from the coding sequence ATGACTGAAATTATAAGCCAAAAGTTAAATTCCCAAGCGCACGTTGACAAGCTCCAATCTCTTTCACCCGAACGAAAAGCTTTGCTAGCTCAGTTAATTCGCGAGAAAAAAGTAGGTGTCAAACAAGAGCGGCAACCGCAGCGAGCAGTATTTAACCTACCAACGATTACTGCTGCCCCTGACGAACGATTTCACCCCTTTCCATTGACTGGATTGCAACAAGCTTACTGGGTTGGGCGCAGTGGTGAAGTGGAAATGGGACAGGTTGCCAGTCACAGCTATGTGGAATTGGAAGGCAACTTCGATCTGGAACGCTTGACTCAAGCTTGGCAACGATTAATAGATCGTCATGACATGATGCGAGCGGTCGTACTGCCGGATGGAACTCAACAGGTATTGGAAAATGTGCCTCCCTATCAGTTTCGGATGCTAGATTTGCGGGGACGGGATGTAGAAACAGTCAAAGCTCAGCTAAAAGACGTGCGCGATCGCATGTCGCATCAAATCCTCCCTAGCGATCGGTATCCCCTATTTGATATTCAAGCAACTTTACTGGACGATGGACGCACGCGGATTCATGTGAGTTTAGATAAGTTAATCTTTGATGGTTGGAGTATTGCAATTACCTATAGGGAATGGGCGGCGCTTTACCACAATCCTGAAACTCAACTGGAGCCTTTAGAAATTACCTTTCGCGATTATGTCTTGGCAGAGCGATCGTTGGCTAATTCCGAGGAGTACAGGCGATCGCAGGATTACTGGCGCAAACGAATCGATTCTTTACCCTTAAGACCAGATTTACCCCTTGCTAAGCAGCCGTCAGCTCTCACCAGTGGCAGGTTTGTGCGCCGAGAAAGGGTGGTAGAAGCTCCTATTTGGCAGCGCCTTAAATCGCAGGCGACTCAATTGGGGATTACTGCACCAGGCATTTTGGCAGCAGCCTACGCTGAAGTTCTGACGTTGTGGAATAAAGAGCGGCATTTCTGCATTAACATACCAAGTTTCAATCGCCTACCACTGCATTCACAGGTGAACCGTTTGATTGGGGAATATGCCTCATTCACGGTGCTGGAAATTGACAATAGGGGAGATGCTTCCTTTGCCGAGCGATCGCAACGTTTACAGGCGCAACTTTGGAGCGATATAGAGCATCGTTTCTTTAACGGGGTCGAAGTCCTGCGGGAACTTGCTGTTGCTCAAAATCGGCTTTCTGGTTCGCTGATGCCAGTTGTATTTACCGCAATTCCAGCAGATGAAACCGGACAAAGTACCTACGCTACGAAGCAAGCAGAAGCTCTGGGGGAGGTTGTCTTTGCCATTAACCAAACTTCCCAAGTATGGCTGAATAACCATGTTTTTGAACATAATGGTGCGCTTTATTGCCACTGGGATACCGTGGAAGAACTTTTTCCTGAAGGGCTATCCCAAAATCTCTTAAATGCTTTTATCCATTTGCTCCATCTGTTAGGTACTGATGAGAATCTCTGGCAGCAGAGTTGGTCGGAAGTCATGCGGCGGGTGATAGTGGCGACAGGTCAGCAGTTGGTAGCTGCCGGAGACGAGCAGCCAATGCCGGAAATCTTGCTTCACGATCTGATTGCGGCTCAAGTACCTCAACGCCCAGACCAACCTGCGGTTATTACAACTCAAAAAACCTTAACCTATCAAGAATTGTATTCCCTCGCAAACCGTTGGGGACGGCATTTGCGGAATTTAGGAGCGCAACCAAACCAACCGATCGCAATCGTGATGGAAAAGGGTTGGGAGCAAGTGATAGCTGCTCTGGGCGTATTACACGCTGGTGCTGCTTACCTCCCGATTGATGCCACAGTTGGGAAAGAACGGCTTGACTACCTGCTGGAGAATGGCAGAGTTGAAGTTGTCCTGACTCAATCTTGGTTAGACGATCGCCTGGAGTGGTTCGATCGCGTGCAGCGCCTCTGCGTCGATCGCGAAAACTTGGAAAATATTGACGATCGCCCCTTAGAACCGATTCAAACACCTGACGATCTCGCCTTTGTCCTCTACACCTCGGGTTCTACTGGCTTGCCGAAAGGCGTAATGATTCGCCATCGCGGATTGGTGAATGCAGTTGTCTGCACTCAAAAGCAATTTGAGATTAATTCTGGCGATCGCGTTTTAGGGTTGACAGCCCTGCATCACGATATGTCTATCTTCGACCTATTTGGCGTGTTAGGTGCTGGAGGAAGTCTAATTATTCCTGACGCAAGCGGACGACGCGACCCCTCCCATTGGTCGGATCTGTGCATGAAGCATCAGATTACGCTCTGGAATTCGGTTCCGGCAATGATGGATATGTTTTTGGAATATGCAGGCGAACGCACGGATGTCATTCCATCGACATTGCGGCTGGCGTTCCTGGGTGGGGATTGGATTCCGCTGACGATTCCGAAGCGTCTTGAGGCTCTGGTAGAGGGAGCTAAGGTAGTTAGTGTTGGTGGTCCCACGGAAACAACGCTGTGGAATATTTGGTATCCCGTGGAGGCATTCGATCTGAACTGGAAAAGCATACCCTACGGACGACCGATTCCTAACACTCGCTACTACATTCTCAACGAGGCTTTAGTCGAGTGTCCCGCCTGGGTATCGGGGGAAATGTGCGTTGCTGGCGTGGGAGTTGCTAAAGGCTATTGGCATGACACCGAGAAAACCAACGCCAAATTTATTCAACATCCCCGCACTGGCGAACGAATTTATCGAACTGGGGATATGGGGCGTTTCCGCCCCGACGGGACGATTGAGTTTATGGGGCGAGTCGATTTCCAAGTTAAAATTAACGGTCAGCGGATCGAGCTGGGGGAAATTGAGTCAACTTTACAACAACACGCAGGTGTTAGCTCGGCGATCGCGACGACTTACGACCAGAAAGGCAAAAAACTTTTAGTAGCATACGTCATTCCGGCGAAAGAGCCAGAGTTAAATACTGACGAACTGCGCTTGTTTTTACGCTCTAAGTTGCCAGAACACATGGTTCCTGCTGCTTTCGTAATGCTGAAGCAGTTTCCTTTGACTCGTAATGGTAAAGTCGATCGTCGGGCATTACCTGCACCTTTTGCAACGGACGCGACTCCTACCAAAAATAAATCTCAAAAGCAGTCTTCAGGGATTCAGGCGAAAGTCAGTCGAATTGTGCGTGAAGTATTGCAGCTGGAAAATGTCGATTTGGATGCGAACTTACTGAGTGTAGGTGCGAATTCTCTCGATATGGTGAGAATTGGCAATCAACTGGAGAAGGAATTCAAAAACCGTCCCCGTATTGATGAATTGTTCCGCTTGCAGTCAATTCAAGCTCTAGTTGATTATTACGAGCGGCAAGAAGATCGATCTGTTTCTAGCAATACAGATGACAGTTTATTAGGAAATAAATCGCTGCTGTCTTCCTATAAAATTATTCTCGATCCTGAAGAGCGGGAGAAATTTAAGAAATCGCGCCCAGGAATCCGGCGAGATCTGAGCGAAATGGTTGCAATTCAATTACAGCAACCTGTTATTGATGAGAGCTTACGGAAAAAGTATAGCGATCGCAGCAGTTATCGTAAGTTTTTATTAAAATCGATCCCATTTGAGAAATTCAGTTTGTTTTTGAGCTGTTTGTCTCAAATTATCCTAGACGGTCAATCTAAGTTTCTCTACGCTTCCCCTGGCGGTTTGAATCCAACTCAAGTTTACTTGCATATCAAACCCGGACGCATTGAAAATGTGCCAGCTGGTGTTTACTACTATCATCCAGAAGAACATCAACTCGTTGTTTTGACACCTAATGTCGATATTGACAGAGGAGTCCATATTCCATCCATTAATGCACCAATGTTTGATGAATGTGCCTTCTCCATCTTCTTCATTGCCGATTTAGATGCGATTGGACCTGGCTATGGCGATCGAGGAATTCACTTTGTTACCTTGGAATCGGGAATTATGGCACATCAGCTAGAGGTTTCGGCTCCAAGTTACGGAATTGGGATGTGTCAAGTCGGTAGTATTGCTTTTGAACGGATTCGTTCCTGGTTTAAGCTCAAGGACACCCATATCCTGATTCACTCCACGCTAGGAGGCTATGTTGATTCCAGCCGCTCTAGCCGACCCGATCTGAGCAATACTTCGGGACAAACACCGGAGAAAATGGCAGTTGAATTGTTGGAACGGATCGAGCATCTTTCTCCCAGTGAAGTTAAGGGATTGTTGGAGGCTTATCAACAGTTAGAAGGGAGCAGGGAGTAG